Proteins co-encoded in one Desulfitobacterium hafniense DCB-2 genomic window:
- the yabG gene encoding sporulation peptidase YabG, whose translation MLKVGDIVARKSHKQDLFFRIEQIMSIKGERIAILKGINLRLIADAPLQDLVEKEPSEVAHYQREDYQDIYNKLKIVVNQRKYVPEVQDEFYEIPGRVLHLDGDEEYLSQCIKTYQQLGLDAKGICISEAEQPKKIRQVLQENPTDIVVLTGHDGFLKGKKDFKSLDSYRSSRFFVQSVLEARRFQPNRDALVIFAGACQSNYEAIIRAGANFASSPKRTLIHAFDPVFIVERIAFTPIDQMVSLKEIIQHTVTGTDGLGGIETRGQLRKGYPRSPY comes from the coding sequence ATGTTAAAAGTTGGCGATATTGTGGCTAGAAAATCCCATAAACAAGATTTATTTTTTCGTATCGAGCAGATTATGTCGATTAAGGGAGAGCGGATTGCAATCTTAAAGGGCATAAATCTCAGGCTTATAGCCGATGCACCTCTTCAGGATCTGGTGGAAAAAGAGCCGTCAGAGGTTGCCCATTACCAACGGGAGGATTACCAGGATATTTATAACAAGCTGAAAATCGTGGTCAATCAGCGTAAGTATGTTCCGGAGGTTCAGGATGAATTCTATGAAATCCCGGGGCGGGTGCTGCATCTGGACGGGGATGAGGAATATCTGAGTCAATGCATCAAGACATATCAGCAGCTGGGACTGGATGCTAAAGGGATCTGTATATCTGAAGCGGAGCAGCCCAAGAAGATACGGCAGGTTCTTCAGGAAAACCCCACAGACATCGTGGTTCTCACGGGGCATGACGGGTTTCTCAAGGGAAAAAAGGATTTTAAGAGCCTTGACAGCTATCGGAGTTCACGCTTTTTCGTGCAATCCGTCTTGGAGGCCCGCCGTTTCCAACCCAATCGGGATGCCCTGGTGATCTTTGCCGGGGCCTGCCAATCCAATTATGAAGCCATTATCAGAGCGGGGGCCAATTTTGCCTCCTCGCCCAAAAGGACGTTGATCCATGCTTTTGATCCGGTCTTTATCGTCGAGCGAATCGCCTTTACCCCCATCGATCAGATGGTATCCCTGAAGGAAATCATTCAGCATACAGTCACCGGGACTGACGGCCTGGGAGGAATCGAAACCCGGGGTCAGCTCCGCAAGGGATATCCGAGAAGTCCTTATTGA
- a CDS encoding L,D-transpeptidase has protein sequence MNPLPQRRIIIRRSSRQIELYDGNQLLACYPCAVGKSSTPTPLGNYAVATKVMNPGGAFGTRWLGLSLPDYGIHGTNKPASIGTQASLGCIRMHNHHVEALYDQVGAGTPVIITE, from the coding sequence ATGAATCCGCTACCCCAACGCAGAATTATCATTCGCCGTTCTTCACGGCAAATAGAACTTTATGATGGCAATCAACTTTTGGCCTGTTATCCCTGTGCCGTAGGCAAAAGTTCAACCCCTACTCCTTTAGGGAACTATGCGGTAGCCACTAAGGTCATGAATCCCGGCGGGGCCTTTGGTACCCGTTGGCTCGGCCTGTCCCTCCCCGACTATGGGATTCATGGGACAAATAAGCCCGCCAGCATCGGTACTCAGGCATCCTTAGGCTGTATTCGTATGCATAATCATCATGTGGAGGCCCTCTACGATCAGGTTGGTGCAGGGACGCCGGTAATTATCACGGAGTAG
- a CDS encoding cyanophycinase gives MNHYVEGKLLIIGGAEDKKGECKILKRFIQEAGGRESRVVVLTAATEMPEQVGSEYKELFENLGAAEVQVLDIAERVSANRESISQELQKATGIFFTGGDQLRITGILGGTRLGRTLHNLYQRGVIIAGTSAGASVMSDTMIVGGEAGTPKKDTLTMAPGLGLLHSVVVDQHFAQRGRIGRLLTAIAQNPYVLGVGIDEDTSILVYSDGHFTVVGSQTVTVVDASPTMASNVSEISPGQALVLTPVLMHILSDGYRFDLKRRAASLNETPSGG, from the coding sequence ATGAATCATTATGTGGAAGGCAAGCTCCTCATTATTGGCGGAGCTGAAGACAAAAAGGGAGAGTGCAAAATACTGAAGCGGTTTATCCAGGAAGCGGGAGGAAGGGAAAGCCGGGTAGTGGTTCTGACCGCCGCCACGGAAATGCCGGAGCAGGTCGGTTCGGAATATAAGGAGCTTTTTGAAAACTTAGGGGCCGCAGAGGTACAGGTTCTGGATATAGCGGAAAGGGTTTCAGCCAATCGGGAATCCATATCCCAGGAGTTGCAGAAGGCTACCGGAATTTTTTTCACAGGAGGAGACCAGCTGCGTATCACGGGAATTTTGGGAGGAACCCGCTTAGGAAGAACCCTGCATAACCTCTATCAAAGAGGAGTGATCATTGCCGGAACCAGTGCCGGGGCTTCAGTCATGTCCGATACCATGATCGTGGGCGGGGAGGCAGGCACGCCCAAAAAAGACACCCTGACCATGGCCCCCGGTCTGGGTCTGCTTCATTCTGTTGTCGTGGACCAGCATTTTGCCCAAAGGGGCCGCATCGGCCGCCTGCTCACGGCTATCGCTCAGAATCCTTATGTGCTGGGAGTAGGAATTGACGAAGATACCTCCATCCTTGTTTACTCAGACGGCCATTTTACAGTGGTAGGCAGCCAGACCGTTACGGTGGTGGACGCTTCCCCCACCATGGCCAGCAATGTTTCGGAAATTTCGCCGGGCCAAGCCCTGGTTCTCACCCCTGTGCTCATGCATATCTTATCCGACGGCTATCGTTTTGATCTGAAGAGGAGGGCGGCAAGCTTGAACGAGACTCCCTCCGGTGGGTGA
- the cphA gene encoding cyanophycin synthetase, with the protein MEILKIQAIPGANVYSYRPVIRAVVDLQEWTERTSDTFGDFNTRLVQCLPSLYEHFCSRGKPGGFVERLKEGTLVGHIIEHVTIELLTRAGQNIPYGKTLCLPEHPGHYEIIFNYDSLEGGLEGFKQGYALVQELLAGQKPNVTNRIERIREVIQRFELGASTRAIIEAAEGRGIPVIRLNDSSLLQLGYGRNQKRVQAAMSDQTSCIGVDIACDKGLTKKLLYEGGIPVPDGVVTRNEDEAVEVFRQLDRLVVVKPYNGNQGKGVTLKLGTEAEVRAAFRVAQTYEEQVVVEEYIEGKNYRLLVVDGKMAAAAERIPAHVIGDGVSTVGELVQLANSDPQRGEDHEKALTKIKIDPVVLMTLTQKKIALETVPADGEVVYLRDSANLSTGGISVDVTERVHPDNAALAEYAARIVGLDIAGVDMVLEDIERPHQEQRGAIIEVNAAPGLRMHQYPTVGRPLDVGKIIVDHVMPKGNGRIPVISVTGTNGKTTTTRMIGKMLTDRELAVGMTTTDGIYVGGKLLLKGDTTGPESAQIVLRHPDVQVAVLETARGGILRAGLAYDYADVAVVTNVANDHLGQYGMESLEDIAHVKSLIAEVVRPHSYVVLNADDPLVASFARKTKGKVIFFSTEKDNLTIRKHLAVGGIAVFVRRGNILLCQGDQSHKICGVKDLPVTWNGKALHNLQNALAAIAVGWSLGLKAEGIRTSLSEFTSDPECNRGRLNPYTIGGVQVFIDYGHNAAGIKAIAQTLRKFKAPAVVGCVTVPGDRPDETIREVARVAARGFHRLIIREDGDLRGRRPGEIAGMIMEEAIASGMDPRRISVVLPEREAFCHGLDTCKPGEIFVMFYEHLEPIEEEIALRLESGPLAKEEEGFLEVANLGAI; encoded by the coding sequence ATGGAGATACTGAAAATCCAGGCGATCCCGGGAGCTAATGTCTACAGTTACCGACCAGTCATCCGGGCCGTCGTGGATCTCCAGGAATGGACAGAACGAACTAGCGATACCTTTGGAGACTTTAATACTCGCCTGGTTCAATGTTTGCCCAGTCTTTACGAGCATTTTTGCTCCCGGGGCAAACCGGGAGGATTTGTAGAACGGTTGAAGGAAGGAACCTTGGTCGGACATATTATTGAGCACGTAACCATCGAACTGCTGACTCGTGCAGGACAGAACATACCTTATGGGAAAACCCTATGTCTGCCTGAGCATCCAGGCCATTATGAGATCATTTTCAACTACGACTCCCTTGAAGGAGGACTCGAGGGCTTCAAGCAGGGCTATGCGCTGGTGCAGGAGCTGCTGGCGGGACAAAAACCTAATGTCACAAACAGGATTGAGCGCATCAGGGAAGTCATCCAAAGGTTTGAACTGGGCGCCTCCACCCGGGCCATTATCGAAGCTGCCGAGGGTCGGGGTATTCCCGTCATACGCTTAAATGACAGCAGTCTCCTCCAGTTAGGCTATGGACGCAACCAGAAGAGGGTGCAGGCCGCCATGAGCGATCAGACCAGCTGTATCGGTGTAGATATCGCCTGTGATAAAGGGCTGACCAAAAAGCTGCTTTATGAGGGGGGCATCCCCGTTCCCGACGGGGTGGTTACCCGGAATGAAGACGAGGCGGTGGAGGTGTTCCGGCAGCTGGATCGACTTGTTGTGGTCAAGCCCTATAACGGTAACCAAGGCAAGGGAGTAACCCTCAAGCTCGGGACCGAGGCTGAAGTCAGGGCGGCCTTTCGAGTGGCTCAGACCTACGAGGAGCAGGTCGTAGTTGAAGAGTATATTGAGGGAAAGAACTACCGGCTGCTTGTGGTTGACGGAAAAATGGCGGCGGCCGCCGAGCGCATTCCAGCTCATGTCATCGGGGATGGCGTTTCCACGGTGGGAGAGCTTGTTCAGCTGGCCAACAGCGATCCCCAGCGGGGGGAGGACCATGAGAAGGCCTTAACCAAGATAAAAATCGATCCTGTTGTGCTGATGACCCTGACCCAAAAAAAGATCGCCCTGGAGACGGTACCCGCCGACGGGGAGGTCGTTTATCTGCGGGACAGCGCCAACTTAAGCACCGGGGGAATTTCCGTGGATGTGACAGAGCGGGTTCACCCTGATAATGCTGCATTAGCTGAGTATGCGGCACGTATCGTGGGCTTGGATATCGCGGGAGTCGATATGGTCCTGGAGGATATTGAGCGCCCTCACCAGGAGCAGCGGGGAGCGATCATTGAGGTCAACGCGGCACCAGGCTTGAGAATGCACCAATACCCGACCGTGGGCCGGCCTTTGGATGTGGGGAAAATCATCGTTGACCATGTTATGCCTAAAGGAAACGGAAGAATTCCCGTCATTTCGGTGACCGGAACCAATGGCAAGACCACAACCACGCGGATGATCGGCAAAATGCTGACGGATCGGGAGCTGGCGGTGGGCATGACCACTACAGATGGTATCTATGTGGGGGGTAAGCTGCTGCTTAAAGGAGACACCACCGGTCCGGAAAGTGCTCAGATCGTGCTGCGCCACCCCGATGTTCAGGTGGCTGTGCTGGAAACGGCGCGGGGTGGGATATTGAGGGCCGGTCTGGCCTATGATTATGCCGATGTGGCTGTGGTGACCAATGTGGCCAACGATCATCTCGGTCAGTATGGCATGGAAAGCCTGGAAGATATTGCCCATGTCAAAAGTCTTATCGCCGAGGTCGTTCGTCCTCACAGCTATGTAGTTCTCAACGCTGATGATCCCTTAGTTGCTTCCTTTGCCCGGAAAACCAAAGGCAAAGTCATTTTCTTCAGTACCGAAAAGGATAACCTGACCATACGCAAACATTTGGCTGTGGGAGGTATCGCCGTCTTTGTGCGCCGGGGGAATATTCTCCTTTGTCAGGGGGATCAATCCCATAAAATCTGCGGAGTCAAAGATCTGCCGGTGACCTGGAACGGTAAAGCCCTCCATAATCTGCAGAATGCTTTGGCGGCCATCGCCGTAGGCTGGTCCCTGGGACTTAAGGCCGAGGGAATCCGCACCTCTTTATCGGAATTTACTTCGGATCCGGAGTGCAATCGCGGACGTCTGAACCCCTATACGATTGGGGGGGTTCAGGTCTTCATCGACTATGGCCATAATGCGGCGGGGATTAAAGCCATTGCCCAGACCCTGAGGAAGTTTAAAGCTCCCGCAGTGGTGGGGTGTGTGACCGTGCCGGGGGACCGGCCGGATGAAACCATCCGGGAAGTAGCCCGGGTAGCAGCCCGGGGCTTTCATCGCCTGATTATTCGCGAGGATGGAGATCTGAGAGGAAGGCGGCCCGGCGAAATTGCGGGGATGATCATGGAGGAGGCGATTGCCTCGGGTATGGATCCCCGGCGAATTTCCGTGGTTCTGCCGGAACGGGAAGCCTTCTGCCACGGCTTGGACACCTGCAAACCGGGAGAGATTTTTGTGATGTTCTATGAACATCTGGAGCCCATTGAGGAAGAAATCGCCCTCCGCCTTGAAAGCGGTCCATTGGCTAAAGAAGAAGAAGGGTTTCTTGAAGTGGCAAATCTGGGGGCCATCTAG
- a CDS encoding Fic family protein — protein MEYISVQQAAEQWGLSDRRVRLLCEQGKIEGVIREGRSYRIPADSVKPLDGRILRGKIIPQEYTTLFARVDALKSQISKRRPFTQGELKRLQEEFLVEFTYNSNAIEGNTLTLRETALVLEGVTIDQKPLKDHLEAVGHRDAFLYIQRLVTEKAPVSEKIIKDIHSLVLMDRPDDKGVYRRIPVTITGAYHEPSQPYRIPVQMEQLIAAQKEEKRHPLENAAVFHLKFEGIHPFIDGNGRTGRLLLNLMLMQQGYPPIDVKFADRKRYYACFDSYYKDKTAAPMVEMVAGYLEERLKRYLDILL, from the coding sequence GTGGAATATATCAGTGTGCAGCAAGCAGCTGAACAATGGGGGCTTTCAGATCGACGTGTGCGGTTGCTCTGCGAACAGGGAAAAATTGAAGGTGTTATTCGGGAAGGCCGTTCATACAGAATACCTGCTGATTCTGTCAAGCCGCTTGATGGCCGCATTTTGCGCGGCAAAATTATTCCGCAAGAATACACCACTCTATTCGCACGGGTTGATGCACTCAAATCACAGATTAGCAAGCGTCGTCCTTTCACCCAAGGAGAATTAAAGCGTTTGCAGGAGGAATTCCTTGTAGAGTTCACATACAACTCCAACGCTATTGAAGGCAATACCCTTACACTCCGGGAAACCGCCCTGGTGTTGGAAGGCGTTACGATAGACCAAAAGCCGCTCAAAGATCATCTGGAGGCTGTGGGTCACCGGGATGCGTTTTTATATATCCAACGGCTCGTTACAGAAAAGGCGCCGGTTTCTGAAAAGATTATTAAGGACATCCACTCACTGGTGCTGATGGACAGACCTGACGACAAAGGCGTGTACCGCAGAATCCCTGTCACGATCACGGGCGCCTACCATGAGCCATCCCAACCCTATCGGATTCCAGTACAGATGGAACAGCTTATCGCTGCGCAAAAAGAAGAAAAGCGCCATCCCCTAGAGAATGCCGCTGTATTTCATTTAAAGTTTGAGGGTATTCACCCTTTTATTGATGGTAATGGACGCACTGGACGGTTGCTGCTTAATCTTATGCTGATGCAGCAGGGCTATCCGCCTATTGACGTAAAGTTTGCAGATAGGAAGCGGTACTATGCCTGCTTCGATAGCTATTATAAGGACAAGACTGCCGCACCGATGGTGGAAATGGTGGCCGGGTATTTAGAGGAACGATTGAAACGATACCTGGATATTCTTTTATGA
- the ispE gene encoding 4-(cytidine 5'-diphospho)-2-C-methyl-D-erythritol kinase, which yields MIKNQVEMFAYAKINLALAITGRRPDGYHELESVMQSIGIYDRIRVTLAEGGIQCSCGEWSGPENLAYRAAEAFLSGLGSSQGIHIDIEKNIPVQAGLGGGSADAAAALQALNKLFKEPYTEEELKSFAAQLGADVAFCLKGGTQWATGVGEELKGLPHAPKINLVLIKPDQGVNTAEAYRAFDQEGKFSHLDYAGWQEALASGRAESLIPLLYNDLEPASMKLLPEIAWVKEELMKQNGCLGALMSGSGSAVFGIVQTEEQAEKIAAIWRERNYHVWVTHTMERGNIYG from the coding sequence ATGATTAAGAATCAGGTTGAAATGTTCGCCTACGCCAAAATAAATCTTGCTCTGGCCATAACAGGCCGTCGTCCCGATGGGTATCATGAATTGGAAAGCGTTATGCAGTCCATAGGAATCTATGATCGGATACGGGTGACTTTGGCAGAGGGGGGAATTCAGTGCTCCTGCGGAGAGTGGAGCGGCCCGGAGAATTTGGCTTACCGGGCGGCGGAAGCTTTTTTAAGCGGACTGGGAAGCAGCCAGGGTATTCACATTGACATCGAGAAGAATATCCCTGTCCAAGCGGGATTGGGCGGGGGAAGCGCCGATGCCGCTGCGGCCTTGCAGGCTCTGAATAAGCTTTTTAAAGAGCCCTATACTGAAGAGGAACTGAAGAGCTTTGCCGCTCAGCTGGGTGCGGATGTGGCCTTTTGCCTGAAAGGCGGGACCCAATGGGCAACCGGTGTGGGTGAAGAATTAAAAGGCCTGCCTCATGCTCCGAAAATCAACCTTGTTCTCATTAAACCCGACCAAGGGGTAAATACTGCTGAAGCCTATCGGGCTTTTGATCAGGAAGGAAAATTCTCTCATCTGGATTATGCCGGGTGGCAAGAGGCTTTGGCATCCGGGAGAGCAGAAAGCCTTATCCCTCTTCTTTATAATGATTTAGAGCCGGCTTCTATGAAGCTTCTCCCGGAAATAGCCTGGGTTAAAGAAGAATTAATGAAGCAGAACGGCTGTCTGGGAGCTTTGATGTCCGGCAGCGGCTCCGCAGTGTTTGGAATCGTTCAAACTGAAGAACAAGCGGAAAAAATTGCAGCGATATGGCGGGAAAGAAACTATCATGTCTGGGTAACGCATACTATGGAAAGGGGAAATATTTATGGGTAG
- a CDS encoding GntR family transcriptional regulator: MGRKLVPVKLDSYKPLREIVFESLREAIINGVLEPGERLMEIQLAEEMGVSRTPVREAIRKLELENFVVMIPRKGAYVAGVSHKDVADVFEIRSALEGLAAGLAAERATDQEIEEMERFLLYYEGQEMSLDQMVDSDTGFHALVYKASRNERLIQILANLREQIQRFRATSLSVPGRLKNAIDEHRSIVEALARHDVEEAQTLAMAHIVTAENVMFEALRLSKEQGDSKEDSEANSEKE; this comes from the coding sequence ATGGGTAGAAAACTGGTACCGGTTAAACTCGATAGTTATAAACCCTTAAGAGAGATTGTGTTTGAGTCCTTGCGTGAAGCCATTATCAATGGCGTCCTTGAACCCGGTGAACGCTTAATGGAGATCCAATTGGCTGAAGAAATGGGCGTAAGCCGCACCCCGGTCAGAGAAGCCATCCGTAAGCTGGAGCTGGAAAACTTCGTCGTCATGATTCCTCGCAAAGGGGCTTATGTGGCGGGAGTGTCCCATAAGGATGTGGCGGACGTTTTTGAAATCCGTTCCGCTTTGGAAGGCTTAGCTGCCGGACTGGCGGCAGAACGGGCTACGGATCAGGAAATCGAAGAGATGGAAAGATTTCTCCTTTATTATGAAGGCCAGGAAATGAGCTTGGATCAGATGGTGGACTCAGATACGGGTTTCCATGCTTTGGTCTACAAGGCCAGCCGCAATGAACGCTTGATTCAGATTCTGGCCAATTTGCGGGAGCAGATCCAACGGTTCCGTGCTACCTCCCTGTCCGTTCCGGGGCGGCTTAAGAATGCCATTGATGAACACCGCAGCATTGTGGAGGCCCTGGCCCGTCATGACGTGGAAGAGGCGCAAACTTTAGCTATGGCTCATATTGTGACGGCCGAGAATGTGATGTTTGAAGCCCTGCGCCTTTCTAAGGAACAGGGAGACTCTAAGGAGGACAGTGAAGCCAATTCTGAGAAAGAATAG
- the purR gene encoding pur operon repressor, with amino-acid sequence MEKMKRAERMVAVMQVLMSKPNMLIPLTTLAERFGAAKSTISEDLLAVKESMRCTGQGRLETVSGAAGGVRYIPEISAEDAGGFLISLAERLSSQDRVLAGGFLYMTDLLYDPAVLRPLALIFAGVFREKKPDVVVTIETKGIPLALVTAEALGVPMVIIRHGNKVTEGTAVSINYVSGSSKRIQSMTLGRRALEPGRKVLIIDDFMKAGGTALGMINLLKEFDADVVGLGVLMETPREEEPKLVDHYLSLLQLRELDPVKGVVQVIPQNSFLHYQKL; translated from the coding sequence GTGGAAAAGATGAAACGCGCTGAGCGAATGGTTGCTGTGATGCAAGTACTTATGTCAAAACCCAATATGTTGATCCCTCTGACCACGCTGGCTGAGCGGTTTGGCGCTGCCAAATCCACCATCAGTGAAGATTTGCTGGCCGTTAAAGAAAGCATGCGCTGCACAGGTCAGGGACGTTTGGAGACTGTGTCCGGTGCTGCCGGGGGAGTTCGCTATATTCCGGAGATTTCAGCAGAGGATGCCGGCGGATTTCTCATAAGTTTAGCAGAGCGCTTGAGCAGCCAGGACAGGGTTTTGGCCGGTGGCTTCCTCTATATGACGGATCTTCTTTACGACCCCGCTGTTTTACGTCCTTTAGCCTTGATCTTTGCCGGTGTTTTTCGGGAGAAAAAGCCCGATGTGGTGGTTACCATCGAGACAAAGGGCATACCCTTGGCCCTGGTTACAGCAGAGGCTTTAGGGGTACCGATGGTCATCATTCGTCATGGCAATAAGGTCACGGAAGGAACCGCTGTCAGTATTAATTATGTTTCCGGTTCTTCCAAACGGATTCAGTCCATGACCCTGGGGCGAAGAGCCTTGGAGCCAGGGCGGAAGGTCTTGATCATTGACGATTTTATGAAGGCCGGCGGAACCGCTTTAGGCATGATTAATCTCTTGAAAGAGTTTGATGCCGATGTGGTCGGTCTGGGGGTTCTGATGGAGACACCCCGGGAAGAAGAACCTAAACTTGTCGATCATTATTTATCCCTTCTTCAGCTCAGGGAGCTGGATCCCGTTAAGGGAGTCGTCCAGGTGATTCCGCAGAACAGCTTCTTGCACTATCAGAAATTATAA
- the spoVG gene encoding septation regulator SpoVG, with the protein MNITDVRVRKVNVEGKMKAVVSVTFDNSFVVHDVKVVEGTNGLFVAMPSRKTPEGEFRDIAHPISSAAREVIQNAVLKAYQEAM; encoded by the coding sequence ATGAACATTACTGATGTACGGGTACGTAAGGTGAATGTCGAGGGCAAGATGAAGGCCGTTGTTTCCGTCACTTTTGACAATTCGTTTGTCGTTCACGACGTGAAAGTAGTGGAAGGGACAAACGGGCTTTTCGTTGCTATGCCCAGTCGGAAGACTCCGGAAGGTGAATTCCGTGATATAGCACACCCTATCTCTTCTGCAGCCCGCGAAGTGATTCAAAACGCAGTATTAAAGGCTTACCAGGAAGCAATGTAA